A single window of Grus americana isolate bGruAme1 chromosome 10, bGruAme1.mat, whole genome shotgun sequence DNA harbors:
- the LOC129210935 gene encoding aromatase, with translation MVLETLNPMHYNITSLVPDMVPVATVPILILMCFLFLIWNHEETSSIPGPGYCMGIGPLISHGRFLWMGVGNACNYYNKTYGEFVRVWISGEETYIISKSSSVFHVMKHWHYVSRFGSKLGLQCIGMYENGIIFNNNPAHWKEIRPFFTKALSGPGLVRMIAICVESTIDHLDKLEEVTTEVGNINVLNLMRRIMLDTSNKLFLRIPLDESTIVLKIQNYFDAWQALLLKPDIFFKISWLCKKYEEAAKDLKGAMEILIEQKRQKLSTVEKLDEHMDFASQLIFAQNRGDLTAENVNQCVLEMMIAAPDTLSVTLFFMLILIAEHPTVEEEMMREIETVMGDRDIQSDDMPNLKIVENFIYESMRYQPVVDLIMRKALQDDVIDGYPVKKGTNIILNIGRMHKLEFFPKPNEFSLENFEKNVPSRYFQPFGFGPRGCVGKFIAMVMMKAILVTLLRRCRVQTMKGRGLNNIQKNNDLSMHPIERQPLLEMVFTPRRNTNKNQGD, from the exons ATGGTACTGGAAACTCTGAATCCGATGCACTACAACATCACCAGCCTTGTACCAGATATGGTGCCAGTGGCCACAGTGCCCATACTCATCCtcatgtgttttctgtttctaatatGGAATCATGAAGAAACTTCATCAATACCAG GGCCAGGATACTGTATGGGAATCGGTCCCCTCATTTCACATGGGAGATTTCTCTGGATGGGAGTAGGTAATGCCTGCAACTACTACAATAAGACATATGGAGAATTTGTGAGAGTTTGGATCAGCGGTGAAGAAACATATATAATTAGCAA atcCTCAAGTGTGTTCCATGTAATGAAACATTGGCATTACGTGTCTCGATTTGGGAGCAAGCTTGGATTACAGTGCATTGGCATGTATGAAAATGGGATCATATTTAATAACAACCCAGCACACTGGAAAGAAATTCGACCCTTTTTCACCAAAG CTCTGTCTGGTCCTGGTCTTGTGCGTATGATAGCAATTTGTGTTGAATCAACAATTGATCACCTGGACAAACTAGAGGAAGTAACCACTGAAGTAGGAAACATTAATGTGTTGAATCTTATGAGACGGATCATGCTTGACACATCTAACAAGCTTTTTCTCAGGATCCCTTTGGACG aaagcacCATTGTACTTAAGATTCAGAACTACTTTGATGCTTGGCAAGCACTTTTATTAAAGCCCgacattttttttaagatttcttggCTGTGCAAGAAATATGAGGAGGCAGC cAAGGATCTGAAAGGAGCAATGGAAATCTTAATAGAACAGAAACGACAAAAGCTTTCCACTGTTGAAAAGTTGGATGAACACATGGATTTTGCATCCCAGTTGATTTTTGCACAG aacagaggGGATCTGACTGCCGAGAATGTGAACCAGTGTGTGCTAGAAATGATGATTGCTGCTCCTGATACTCTGTCTGTGACTCTCTTCTTTATGCTAATACTGATTGCAGAGCACCCCACAGTGGAAGAGGAGATGATGAGAGAAATTGAAACTGTCATGG GTGACAGAGACATACAGAGTGATGACATGCCAAACTTAAAAATCGTGGAGAATTTCATTTATGAGAGCATGAGATACCAGCCAGTTGTGGACTTGATCATGCGAAAAGCCTTACAAGATGATGTAATTGATGGCTATCCTGTGAAAAAGGGGACAAACATTATTCTCAATATTGGACGTATGCATAAGCTTGAATTCTTCCCAAAGCCAAATGAGTTCTCTCTtgaaaattttgagaaaaat GTTCCTTCACGCTACTTCCAACCATTTGGATTTGGCCCTCGGGGCTGTGTAGGAAAGTTCATTGCCATGGTAATGATGAAAGCAATTCTGGTGACTCTTCTGAGAAGGTGCAGAGTACAGACAATGAAAGGAAGAGGCCTTAACaacattcagaaaaacaatGACTTATCCATGCATCCAATAGAAAGGCAGCCTCTGCTGGAGATGGTTTTCACACcaagaagaaacacaaacaaaaatcaggGTGACTAA